AGGTCATACTCAGCCTTCAGGTAACGCGCTAACTCCTGTCGGAGTTCCGGCATGCCCGAGTTGGAGGTATACATCGTCTGTCCCTTCTGCAGGGACTCTATGGCAGCCTCGGTAATATGCCACGGGGTAGCGTAGTCAGGCTCACCAACCCCCAGCGATATCACACCTTCCATCGAGGCAAGCAGGTCAAAGAACTTGCGTATCCCTGACGGGGATATCTGGTTTGCCCGCCTGGAGATGTGGTACTTCTTCTTTTTTGCCCTGGAGTTTACCTTCGGATTGGTCGCCATACGCGTCTCCTAATATCAGGATGGTGTGGGACCCGCTGAAAAATCCTTTCGACCATTCCCCCTATATCTGGGGGCCTGCCCCTATGGACTCCCCTTGTTCAGCACCCGGCATCTAGAGCATCACCGGCTGCCGCTTCACTTCTTCCTTACCTTCGACAATCTCGCCGTCTTCTTTGTACCGTTTGAGGACGAACTGGGTTACCGTCTCCTTCACCCCTTCTATATGGGAGAGCTTCTGGGAAACGAAATCAGCAATCTCATGGTTGCTCTTGCCCACAACCAGGACAAACAGGTCATAGGAGCCGGAGACCAGGTAGACCGTGTGCGCCTGCGGGAAACGGTATATTCGCTCGGCCACAGAATCAAAGCCAACATCCTTCTCGGGAGTAAGCTTGACCTCGATAAGCGCCCAGACGTGTTCGTCTTCAACCATGTCCCAGTTGACTATCGTCTTGTACTTCAGGATGGTACGGTCTTCCTGGGCCTGCTTGATGAGCTTGGTGACCTCGGCCTGGGGTACACCGGTCATAGCGGCTAACTGCTTTGGGGTGGTTCGGGCATCATGCTCCAGTATCTTGAGAATTTCCTTCAGCATCTGCTAACTCCTGACGAGCGCGGTTACCGACCACTTGTCGTTGGCTACATTATAGCAGAGTTGGAAGCGTTTGTTATCTCCGGTGCCGACCTGGAAATATTTCTCGCCCGGCTCCTTCCAGGACTT
The sequence above is a segment of the Dehalococcoidales bacterium genome. Coding sequences within it:
- a CDS encoding Lrp/AsnC family transcriptional regulator, with product MLKEILKILEHDARTTPKQLAAMTGVPQAEVTKLIKQAQEDRTILKYKTIVNWDMVEDEHVWALIEVKLTPEKDVGFDSVAERIYRFPQAHTVYLVSGSYDLFVLVVGKSNHEIADFVSQKLSHIEGVKETVTQFVLKRYKEDGEIVEGKEEVKRQPVML